The segment GAGCGCGGAGGTGAACCGCGACCGCGACGAGCTCCTCCACGCCATCGACGCGCGCGAGACGCGCGAGTACCTGCAGAACGTGACGTACGTCCAGCGGGTGTACGACGGCCTGGCCGCGCTCGAGGCCACCCTCGCCGCCACGCCGCGCGAGTGAGGCGACCGGACCGGGGGAAACGTCCCGTCGCGCCGTCGGAGAACCGCCCACACCGGGAACGCGGCGCCCGCGTAGCCTGAGGGGACACCGTGTCTGCCGGGGGACGGGAGGCCGGATGCCGCACGTCAAGACGCTCGACGGAAACGAAGCCGTCGCTCGGGTGGCCTACGCCCTGAACGAGGTCGTCGCCATCTACCCGATCACCCCCTCCTCGCCGATGGGGGAGCACGCCGATGCGTGGTCGCAGCAGGGCAAAACCAACCTGTTCGGATCGGTGCCGGTGGTGCAACAGATGCAGGCGGAGGGGGGCGCCGCGGGCGCCGTGCACGGCTCGCTGCAGACCGGCGCGCTGACCACGACGTTCACCGCCAGTCAGGGCCTGTTGTTGATGATCCCGAACCTCTACAAGATCGCCGGCGAAATGACGCCCGCGGTCGTGCACGTCGCCGCCCGCTCCGTGGCGACGCACGCGCTGTCGATCTTCGGTGACCACTCCGACGTCATGGCGGCCCGCCCGACCGGCATGGCGCAGCTCTTCGCCGCGTCGGTGCAGGAGGCGCACGACTTCGCGCTGATCGCCCAGGCCGCGACGCTGCGCGGACGCATTCCGTTCATTCACGTCATGGACGGCTTTCGGACGTCGCACGAGGTGCACCGCATCGCACTGCTCGACGACGCCGACCTCGACGCGCTGATCGACCGGGACGCGATCACCGCGTTCCGCGACGCGGCGCTCTCCCCCACCCACCCGGTGGTGCGCGGCACGGCGCAGAACCCCGACGTGTTCTTCCAGGCGCGCGAGCGGATCGAACCGCACGTCCGCGCGATGCCGGGCATCGTCGAGGACGTCATGAAGGCGTTCGAGGCGCGGACCGGGCGGCGCTACCGGCCCTTCGACTACGTCGGCGCGCCCGACGCCGAACGCGTCCTCGTGGTGATGGGCTCCGCCGCGGATACGGCGCACGAGACGGTCGCGTGGGCGAACGCCCGCGGGGAGAAGGTCGGGGTCCTCAAGGTGCGGTTGTTCCGCCCGTTCGACGCCGACCGCCTCCTCGAGGCGCTCCCCGCGAGCGTCCGTACCCTCGCGGTGATGGACCGCACCAAGGAGCCCGGCGCGAACGGTGAACCGCTCCTGCAGGACGTCGTCGCCGCCCTCCACGAGGACGGGTTCGCGGACCGTCCGCGCTTCGAGCGGCCGCCCCACGCGATCGGCGTGCGTTACGGCCTGTCGTCGAAGGAGGTCACGCCGGCGATGCTGATCGGCCTGTTCGCGGAGATGGCCTCCGAGCGGCCCCGCGCCCGCCTGACGCTCGGCATCGAGGACGACCTGTCGGGCAGCAGCGTCGCGTACGACCCCACCCTCGACGTCGAGTCCGACGCCGTCGCCCGCGCGGTCTTCTGGGGGCTCGGGTCGGACGGCACGGTCGGGGCGGCGAAGAACACGATCAAGATCATCGGCGAGGGCGCAGGGCTCGAGGCGCAGGGCGCGTTCGTCTACGACTCGAAGAAGTCGGGGGCCCGCACGATCAGTCACCTGCGCTTCGGGCCCGAACCGATCCGCAGCGCCTACCAGATCCGCAACGCCGGCTTCGTCGGGGTGCACCAGTTCGGGTTCCTGGAGCGCTACGACGTCCTCGCGAACGTCGCGCACGGCGCGACGGTCCTGATCAACGCGCCGTACCCCGCCGAAGAGGTCTGGGACCACGTCCCCGCCGAGGCGCAACGCACCCTGCAGGAGCGCGAAGCGACGGTGTGGACGATCGACGCCTACGCCCTGGCGACGGAACTCGACCTGGGGCCGCGCATCAACACCATCATGCAGGCCGGCTACTTCGCGCTGTCCGGCGTCCTGGAGCGCGACGAGGCGATGGACCGCATCGCCGACGCCATCCGCGCGACGTACGGTGCGCGGGGCGAAGCGGTCGTCGAGAAGAAC is part of the Trueperaceae bacterium genome and harbors:
- the nifJ gene encoding pyruvate:ferredoxin (flavodoxin) oxidoreductase, which translates into the protein MPHVKTLDGNEAVARVAYALNEVVAIYPITPSSPMGEHADAWSQQGKTNLFGSVPVVQQMQAEGGAAGAVHGSLQTGALTTTFTASQGLLLMIPNLYKIAGEMTPAVVHVAARSVATHALSIFGDHSDVMAARPTGMAQLFAASVQEAHDFALIAQAATLRGRIPFIHVMDGFRTSHEVHRIALLDDADLDALIDRDAITAFRDAALSPTHPVVRGTAQNPDVFFQARERIEPHVRAMPGIVEDVMKAFEARTGRRYRPFDYVGAPDAERVLVVMGSAADTAHETVAWANARGEKVGVLKVRLFRPFDADRLLEALPASVRTLAVMDRTKEPGANGEPLLQDVVAALHEDGFADRPRFERPPHAIGVRYGLSSKEVTPAMLIGLFAEMASERPRARLTLGIEDDLSGSSVAYDPTLDVESDAVARAVFWGLGSDGTVGAAKNTIKIIGEGAGLEAQGAFVYDSKKSGARTISHLRFGPEPIRSAYQIRNAGFVGVHQFGFLERYDVLANVAHGATVLINAPYPAEEVWDHVPAEAQRTLQEREATVWTIDAYALATELDLGPRINTIMQAGYFALSGVLERDEAMDRIADAIRATYGARGEAVVEKNLAAVRAAPDRLARLEVPAGAPTGPAATPTVPADAPAFVREVTAPLIEDRGDDLPVSVMPLDGTWPTGTAKYEKRNLAQEVPVWDPDLCIQCGKCVMVCPHSAIRAKLVGDDELADAPEGFQHAPARFREVDDAHFTLQVAMEDCTGCTLCAQACPAKDKSEAGRKALMMEPQAPRLEAGRAHWDFFVRLPDTPRHDGLSFTTTKNVQLLEPTFEFSGACSGCGETPYVRLVSQLYGDRSVIANATGCSSIYGGNLPTTPWTTNDAGLGPAWSNSLFEDNAEFGMGMRLSIDMQRERARSLMHDERIGADDLLARLDAAEGGEEAQIAEQRAVVADLVARLEGRDDPVAGDLRALADRLVRTDVWILGGDGWAYDIGYGGLDHVLASGEDVNVLVLDTEVYSNTGGQASKATGLGAVAKFAAGGKRSAKKDLARMAMSYQTIYVAQIAMGANDAQTVKALREAEAYPGPSLVIAYAHCIAHGIDMAKGLEQQKKATLSGYWPLFRYDPRRAAEGLNPLQLDSRAPKIPFKEYALQENRYRLLRLTAPRTADAVMEAAQEAVDAHWKELEHLAAEPTPPGVHTPDWVPDAGEDAKEAKA